GAAGTCCCGCAATGGTATCCTTCGCCCGACGGGCGGTACGTTGCCAATGGCACACAGATTTGGGAACGCGATCCCGTGACCGGAGATCGCGGAACCATCATCATCGATCTGGCATCGACGATCTATACCGATGGGTGTCGTCATGGATGGAGTGCGGATAGCCGCAGCTATTACTTTGTGGATTGGATTATGACGGGGCCACGCCACGCGGAACCAAGGCCAATTCGTAAAATTACCCTGCCTTAATGGATGGCCGTGCGCATGGGTGCAGCAACCAACGGGTTGCCGCTCCAAGACGCGTTCCCGCTGGGTTGTTGCGCATCACGCGGCATACCATGCAGTGCGTCGTACCCGATGCGCCTTATGCCCGATCCTGGGGTAGGGTGTCCATTCGGCGAAAAACGGCCCTAGGATTAATAAAGGGAAACAATGGAGTGTGATCGCTCGCCGTACTGCTCGATATGCCGCCGACGTGGGCATTGCAACCCCAATCAACGGCCATAGCTGATACCGCCCTCCCTGTTATCGGTTGTATTCTGGGTCAAAAATGGCGCACAAATCACCGATTAGCAGTCGTTCAGACGATTTCAACCGCCGATAACGAGGATTATCGGCACGCCAACTGCCTGCACAGCGGAACAATTGATGACGGTAGGCTTTGGAACTCATATCGGTAGACTTAAACGTATGTTGCTTTCCTCTTTATTAATATTTTTAGTTGAATGGCCATGCGTCGGTTGGTGCTCTGGGAAGCACAGGAGATCAGTGCCAACAGGGCCGATCATGGAAGGCTTCAGGATAGGCACGGCTGGTGCGTTTAATCCATGACCTGATTGCGTCACGATCACGCAGGGGCATGCCCCGAAACACTGATCGTGGCATAGCCCGTAGGAGGATGCCATGGAACGCGCACCATCTCCACTCCAAGCCCAGCCACACGATGGCGTTGGTCAAGCCCAAGCCCTCATTCAAGCCCGTCAACTCGACCGTGCCCAACGCTTGCTCGCTGACCGGATGCAACACTTCAAGGATTTTGCGGCGCTCCAACCCGATCATCCTTTTACCCAGGCGAATCCCCATATGAAGGAGTTGACGGCACAAACGACGTGGAATGCGACGGGCTTGCTCTCGATGACCGGGGTCTTATGGTGGGCCTTAAACCTGACCGTCGATCTCGCCTTTCCGCATACCGTTGTCTTTAACGCCACGGGTGGCCCTGATGTCAGTTTTGCGATCTTTACCTCGGTGGTGACGGGCTTTTTCTTTGTTGATCCCGCAACCCTGCGGGGCGAGTATCAATTCACGATGCAATCGGTTGCTGGTGGTTTAGGCGAAGTGTCGCTTGATCTCTATACGATGAACTGGAGCCAAGTGGCAAGCTTCTGGGGAGCGGTTGGCGGCATTTCCTTGAGCAAGGTCTCAGGAACCGGCACGCTTACCTACCGCTAAACCAGCGATAACAGCCACTGAACGGCCATGATTGATTTCCCAAAGAATCAATCATGGCCGTTCATTTATTCCATCATCGAGCAAGATACTGGAATAAATGGGCGGCAGCGCTCTTTTTTAGGCGTAGATGATTTTATATCAGAACTCATCATCGCCAAGCACGTTGCTCGGGCAGAGGAAAACCATACCATTCCTGTGAAAAAAATCGATAGGATGACGGAGCCAGCTATCCCAGAGTCATGCTAAAATAGCGGTATACCCAGCGGACTACCGACGGAGGAACCTCATGACCCAAAACTCAAAAAAACCACAACAGCGACTGCGGGTGCTCGATCAAAAGGCCGCGCGTCGTGCGGTGACATCCGCAGCTCGCCCCTTGAAACCAGCGCCCAGCACGGGACAGTCGCTCGCCGCCTTTCGTGGCCGCTGGGCGGGTGATGACCAGCATGAGCGACTGGCAGAAGTGTACCAGCTGCGTGGACTGGCGGGCCTCGATTAATGTTTCTGCTGGATACCAATCATTGCAGCCTGATTCTCCAAGGTAATCCCGTCGTGCTGGAGCACTTGGCCGCCATTGGCCAAACGCCCGTGATGACCTGTGTGATTGTCCAAGGTGAATTAATTTTGATGGCCGAACGGTCAGCACGGCGTGCCGAAAACCGCCGCACCGTCGATGCCTTCTTACGTGAAATCACGATCTTTTCGATTGACCAGATTACCGCCCATACGTATGGCAGCCTCAAGGCCGCCGTCTTGCGGCACTTTGGCCCGAAGGAAAAAGCCAAACAACGGCATACCGCCCTGCACCAGCTGGGCTTCTCGGAAAACGATCTCTGGATTGCCGCGATTGCCCTCCAATAGCAACTTACGCTGGTCTCGATGGATAGCGATTTTCAGCGGATGCAGGCGGTGGTCTCCCTGCCCACGGTGCGCTGGGATCAGCCTTAAGCGGGAACCGACCCGCGATACACCCCACCGATGCCAGCTTCAGCGCGGGCCGAGGCAAACCGAAGCCGGGTGAGGAAGGAGACACAACGATGCGACAAACACTGCTTCAACGATGCTGGATCGTGCTCTGCACGCTTGCGGTGCTTGGCAGCTGTGGCCC
This genomic interval from Herpetosiphon gulosus contains the following:
- a CDS encoding type II toxin-antitoxin system VapC family toxin; the protein is MFLLDTNHCSLILQGNPVVLEHLAAIGQTPVMTCVIVQGELILMAERSARRAENRRTVDAFLREITIFSIDQITAHTYGSLKAAVLRHFGPKEKAKQRHTALHQLGFSENDLWIAAIALQ